A window of Parasynechococcus marenigrum WH 8102 contains these coding sequences:
- a CDS encoding sulfite exporter TauE/SafE family protein, which produces MSFDPLLQVGLAVIAVIANALSAFAGGGAGLVQLPALILLGLPFASALATHKVASVALGVGAAGRHWRASSLNRSLSGLILLAGLPGVWLGANAVLAIPDRFATAALGFLTLGLGVYSARRSELGRTDNPAPLNTRTIAIGAAVLFGIGILNGSLTSGTGLFVTLWLVRWFGLSYSRAVAHTLILVGLGWNGSGALVLGFSGEIHWAWLPALIAGSLIGGYLGAHLSLVRGSGMVKRAFEALALLMGASLLIRAFGSTFGSI; this is translated from the coding sequence ATGAGCTTTGATCCACTGCTGCAGGTCGGGCTCGCTGTCATCGCGGTGATCGCCAATGCTCTATCGGCATTTGCCGGGGGCGGGGCAGGACTGGTGCAGTTACCGGCACTGATCCTGCTTGGGCTCCCCTTCGCCTCGGCTCTCGCCACCCACAAAGTGGCCAGTGTTGCCTTAGGGGTTGGGGCTGCAGGACGGCACTGGCGGGCCAGCAGCCTGAACCGCAGCCTCTCCGGCTTGATCCTGCTGGCTGGTTTGCCCGGTGTGTGGCTGGGTGCCAATGCTGTTCTGGCCATCCCAGACCGATTCGCTACGGCAGCACTGGGATTCCTCACACTGGGCCTTGGTGTGTATTCAGCGCGACGATCTGAACTGGGCCGAACGGACAACCCAGCGCCTCTGAACACACGAACAATTGCTATCGGCGCGGCGGTGCTGTTCGGGATCGGCATCCTCAACGGATCCCTCACATCAGGGACTGGGCTGTTCGTGACCCTTTGGCTTGTTCGCTGGTTTGGATTGAGCTACTCCCGAGCGGTCGCCCACACGCTGATCCTTGTGGGTCTGGGTTGGAACGGCAGCGGTGCCCTTGTGCTGGGATTCAGCGGTGAGATCCACTGGGCGTGGTTGCCAGCCTTGATCGCCGGATCCCTGATCGGGGGCTACCTCGGAGCACACCTGTCGTTGGTGAGGGGAAGCGGAATGGTGAAACGGGCTTTTGAAGCTCTGGCCCTGCTCATGGGCGCTTCACTGCTGATCAGAGCCTTCGGGTCCACCTTCGGGTCCATCTGA
- a CDS encoding DUF1993 domain-containing protein, with protein MHQTPLSRSFHAALVPPLVKNLSNLSHLLKRAEVHAKESGFPIEVLLTSRLYPDMFDCTRQVQIATDISRRGVARLAGCEAPVMDDNETNVEQLLERISSSISFMESIDPVDLDGAERRQIRLPIPASMGGGERVFEGEDFLRSFVLPNAYFHVSTAFGILRHNGVPIGKFDYLLGEEAP; from the coding sequence ATGCACCAGACCCCGTTGTCGCGCTCCTTCCACGCTGCCCTGGTTCCACCCCTGGTGAAGAACCTCAGCAACCTCAGCCATCTGCTGAAACGGGCCGAAGTCCACGCCAAGGAGAGTGGCTTCCCCATTGAGGTGTTGCTGACGAGCCGCCTTTATCCGGACATGTTCGACTGCACCCGTCAGGTGCAGATCGCAACGGACATCTCCCGTCGCGGCGTGGCCCGACTCGCCGGTTGCGAGGCACCTGTGATGGACGACAACGAAACGAACGTGGAACAGCTGCTCGAGCGGATCAGCAGCAGCATCAGTTTCATGGAAAGCATTGATCCCGTCGACCTTGATGGGGCAGAACGGAGGCAGATCCGACTCCCCATCCCAGCAAGCATGGGAGGAGGTGAGCGAGTCTTTGAAGGGGAGGACTTTCTCCGGTCCTTCGTGCTTCCGAATGCTTATTTTCACGTGAGCACCGCCTTTGGCATCCTGCGGCACAACGGTGTGCCGATCGGAAAGTTCGATTACCTCCTTGGTGAAGAGGCTCCTTGA
- a CDS encoding DUF481 domain-containing protein: MRFVRSFQATLLLSLLTGSAVRAETIQLKLKNGDTINGELIQEESTEALKVLMHPQLGRLEVSQDAIQPAKKTPKWTSTISAGVNAGNQDGDGTFSANIYGTSNYKNKSDQLKIEAGLNYGKNKDKGKSPEVKTDQGMASIRYDRSLTEKLTIYAKSGYQYNGLNDSGINTFDGSVGVGLPLITNTSTQATLSLGPKVHWSNGGKDCDGNEFCGNAYGGGNLIADLSWSPHKSFQLKLENSLSAIAASEVKPTNTFTATLKYFPRFTSGLFTSLRYASIYNSMSTPESDNRITGQVGYEF, translated from the coding sequence ATGCGTTTTGTTCGTTCTTTTCAAGCCACGCTGTTGCTGTCGCTGCTGACGGGTTCGGCTGTGCGTGCTGAAACGATTCAGCTCAAACTCAAAAACGGTGACACCATCAATGGCGAACTGATACAAGAGGAGAGCACCGAGGCGCTGAAGGTGCTGATGCATCCCCAGCTCGGACGACTGGAGGTGAGCCAGGACGCCATACAACCTGCCAAGAAGACACCCAAATGGACATCAACCATCTCCGCTGGCGTGAACGCGGGAAATCAGGATGGCGATGGAACCTTCTCAGCCAATATCTACGGCACCAGCAACTACAAAAACAAATCAGATCAATTAAAAATTGAAGCTGGTTTGAATTACGGTAAAAACAAAGACAAGGGGAAATCACCTGAGGTCAAGACGGATCAAGGGATGGCCTCCATCCGCTACGACCGGTCACTGACCGAAAAGCTGACGATTTACGCAAAAAGTGGCTATCAATACAATGGTCTCAACGATTCTGGGATCAATACTTTTGATGGATCGGTCGGGGTCGGTCTTCCACTGATCACCAACACCTCCACCCAAGCAACACTATCCCTTGGCCCCAAAGTTCACTGGAGCAACGGCGGGAAAGATTGTGATGGCAATGAATTCTGCGGCAACGCCTATGGAGGCGGAAACCTCATCGCAGACCTCAGCTGGTCTCCACATAAGTCGTTCCAGTTGAAATTAGAAAACAGCCTTTCAGCCATCGCCGCCTCCGAGGTGAAACCCACGAACACCTTCACAGCAACGCTCAAATATTTCCCCAGGTTCACGAGCGGACTGTTCACATCCTTACGCTACGCATCCATCTACAACAGCATGAGCACACCGGAAAGTGACAACCGAATCACTGGCCAAGTGGGCTACGAGTTTTAA
- a CDS encoding CP12 domain-containing protein, giving the protein MKTIDEHIQKDQEEFLKALSEHNDGKVRHLTEELQWLLDHKKQFPNDSHDPSPLELFCEQNPDEPECLVYDD; this is encoded by the coding sequence ATGAAAACCATCGACGAACACATCCAGAAGGATCAGGAAGAATTCCTGAAAGCCCTTTCGGAGCACAACGACGGAAAGGTGCGCCACCTCACCGAAGAGCTGCAGTGGTTGCTGGACCACAAGAAGCAATTCCCCAACGACAGCCACGATCCGTCACCGCTCGAGTTGTTCTGTGAGCAGAACCCAGACGAGCCCGAGTGCCTGGTCTACGACGACTGA
- the psbA gene encoding photosystem II q(b) protein, with translation MSTAIRSGRQSNWEAFCQWVTDTNNRIYVGWFGVLMIPCLLAATICFTIAFIAAPPVDIDGIREPVAGSLIYGNNIISGAVVPSSNAIGLHFYPIWEAASLDEWLYNGGPYQLVCFHFLIGISAYMGRQWELSYRLGMRPWICVAYSAPLSAAMAVFLVYPFGQGSFSDGMPLGISGTFNFMLVFQAEHNILMHPFHMLGVAGVFGGSLFSAMHGSLVTSSLVRETTETESQNYGYKFGQEEETYNIVAAHGYFGRLIFQYASFNNSRSLHFFLGAWPVVGIWFTSMGVSTMAFNLNGFNFNQSILDGQGRVVNTWADMVNRAGLGMEVMHERNAHNFPLDLATVESTPVALQAPAIG, from the coding sequence ATGTCCACCGCCATTCGCAGCGGACGCCAGAGCAACTGGGAAGCTTTTTGTCAGTGGGTGACCGACACCAACAACCGCATCTATGTGGGTTGGTTCGGCGTGCTGATGATTCCCTGCCTGCTGGCGGCCACCATCTGCTTCACCATTGCGTTCATCGCAGCGCCCCCCGTCGATATCGATGGCATTCGTGAGCCTGTCGCTGGCTCCCTGATCTACGGCAACAACATCATCTCCGGTGCTGTTGTTCCTTCCAGCAACGCCATCGGCCTGCACTTCTATCCCATCTGGGAAGCCGCTTCTCTCGATGAGTGGCTGTACAACGGCGGCCCTTATCAGCTGGTTTGCTTCCACTTCCTGATCGGCATTTCCGCCTACATGGGTCGTCAGTGGGAACTCTCTTACCGCCTGGGCATGCGCCCCTGGATCTGCGTCGCCTACAGCGCTCCGCTGTCTGCTGCGATGGCCGTTTTCCTGGTGTATCCCTTCGGTCAGGGCTCCTTCTCCGATGGCATGCCCCTGGGCATCTCCGGCACGTTCAACTTCATGCTGGTGTTCCAGGCTGAGCACAACATCCTGATGCACCCCTTCCACATGCTGGGTGTTGCAGGTGTGTTCGGTGGCTCCCTGTTCTCCGCCATGCACGGCTCCCTGGTGACCTCCTCTCTGGTGCGTGAAACCACCGAGACCGAGTCCCAGAACTACGGCTACAAGTTCGGCCAAGAGGAAGAGACCTACAACATCGTGGCTGCCCACGGTTACTTCGGTCGCCTGATCTTCCAATACGCCTCCTTCAATAACAGCCGTAGCCTCCACTTCTTCCTGGGCGCCTGGCCTGTTGTCGGCATCTGGTTCACGTCCATGGGCGTGTCAACCATGGCCTTCAACCTGAACGGCTTCAACTTCAACCAGTCCATCCTTGATGGACAGGGCCGTGTTGTGAACACCTGGGCCGACATGGTGAACCGTGCCGGCCTCGGCATGGAAGTGATGCACGAGCGCAACGCTCACAACTTCCCCCTCGACCTGGCAACTGTTGAGTCCACTCCTGTGGCTCTGCAGGCTCCTGCCATCGGTTGA
- the rpsU gene encoding 30S ribosomal protein S21, which yields MSQVTVGENEGIESALRRFKRSVAKAGIFSDLRRIRHHETPVEKYKSKLKQRSRNRRR from the coding sequence ATGAGTCAGGTCACAGTCGGCGAAAACGAAGGGATTGAATCCGCATTGCGTCGTTTCAAGCGTTCTGTGGCCAAAGCCGGGATCTTTTCCGACCTGCGTCGGATCCGCCACCACGAGACTCCCGTTGAGAAGTACAAGAGCAAGCTGAAGCAGCGCTCCCGTAACCGCCGCCGCTGA
- a CDS encoding polysaccharide deacetylase family protein — MIDLPPICGRESELMQLMQQQQPPIWRHHSNLDLSRIRSGFACALHMHQPTVPAGANDALISHLQYMVEHPGEGDNHNAEPFAQCYRRMADLIPDLISRGCNPRIMLDYSGNLLWGVGQMGREDITGALRYLACDSEMQRHVEWLGTFWSHAVAPSTPIPDLKLQIMAWQHQFATMFGDAALQRVRGFSPPEMHLPNHPDTLFQFILALKQCGYRWLLVQEHSVETLDGTPLAQEQKHLPNRLMARNSSGETISITALIKTQGSDTKLVGQMQPCYEAMGLQPTTLAGREIPPLVSQIADGENGGVMMNEFPAAYCQANERIRDDSNGTVAINGTEYLELLEAEGISDDECPAIQAVQQQRLWNAVGATLNRQTVEEAIDRLATAGDGFSMEGASWTSNLSWVAGYENVLEPMNELSARFHQRFDAAVNSEPSLTGTSSYRDALLHLLLLETSCFRYWGQGTWTDYARTLYRRGDALLQQMPINGPDTADALG, encoded by the coding sequence ATGATCGACCTCCCCCCCATCTGCGGCCGTGAATCTGAGCTGATGCAACTGATGCAGCAGCAGCAGCCACCGATCTGGAGGCACCACAGCAATCTCGATCTCAGCCGCATCCGCTCCGGCTTCGCCTGCGCGCTGCACATGCATCAACCCACGGTGCCTGCCGGAGCGAACGATGCCCTGATCTCCCATCTGCAATACATGGTTGAGCATCCGGGAGAAGGCGATAACCACAACGCCGAACCGTTTGCTCAGTGCTACCGCCGCATGGCGGATCTGATCCCGGATCTGATCAGCAGAGGCTGCAACCCGCGAATCATGCTCGATTACTCGGGCAACCTGCTCTGGGGTGTCGGGCAGATGGGCCGTGAGGACATCACCGGAGCCCTGCGATACCTCGCCTGTGATTCAGAGATGCAGCGGCATGTGGAGTGGCTTGGCACGTTCTGGAGCCATGCCGTTGCTCCCTCCACACCGATTCCTGATCTGAAGCTGCAGATCATGGCCTGGCAACACCAGTTCGCAACGATGTTCGGTGATGCCGCGTTGCAACGCGTCAGGGGATTTTCTCCACCGGAGATGCATCTCCCCAACCATCCGGACACGCTGTTTCAGTTCATCCTTGCCCTGAAGCAATGCGGCTACCGCTGGCTGCTAGTGCAGGAGCACAGCGTTGAAACCCTGGACGGAACACCGCTGGCACAGGAGCAGAAACACCTCCCAAACCGCCTGATGGCCCGCAACAGTTCCGGGGAAACCATCAGCATCACGGCGCTGATCAAGACCCAGGGGTCGGACACCAAACTCGTCGGCCAGATGCAACCCTGCTACGAAGCGATGGGGTTGCAACCCACGACGTTGGCGGGGCGAGAAATACCACCGCTGGTCAGCCAGATCGCCGATGGTGAAAACGGTGGCGTGATGATGAACGAGTTTCCAGCTGCCTACTGCCAGGCCAACGAACGGATCCGGGACGACAGCAATGGAACCGTGGCCATCAACGGCACGGAATACCTCGAGCTGCTTGAAGCCGAGGGTATCTCCGACGACGAATGTCCTGCCATTCAGGCGGTTCAGCAACAGCGGCTGTGGAATGCCGTCGGCGCAACCCTCAACCGCCAGACCGTGGAGGAGGCGATCGATCGGCTGGCAACAGCCGGTGATGGTTTCTCGATGGAAGGAGCCTCATGGACCAGCAACCTCAGCTGGGTGGCTGGGTACGAGAACGTGCTGGAGCCGATGAACGAGCTGAGTGCGCGCTTCCATCAGCGATTCGACGCCGCGGTGAACAGCGAGCCCAGCCTGACGGGCACATCCAGCTATCGGGACGCTCTCCTGCACCTCCTGCTGCTGGAGACCAGCTGCTTTCGCTACTGGGGACAGGGCACCTGGACCGACTACGCCAGAACGCTGTATCGACGCGGGGACGCTTTGTTGCAGCAGATGCCAATCAATGGCCCGGACACAGCAGACGCCCTTGGATGA
- a CDS encoding DUF3303 domain-containing protein — protein sequence MDSGAEGDKFDGFELVARLHMPESGRVCVICKAADAKALFRHFMFWRSMFGLDFEYAPALTCAEMVEMQKEHNEKLDDVD from the coding sequence ATGGACTCCGGCGCTGAGGGCGACAAGTTCGACGGGTTCGAACTGGTGGCTCGTCTGCACATGCCTGAGTCCGGACGGGTTTGCGTGATCTGCAAGGCTGCCGATGCCAAGGCCTTGTTCCGTCATTTCATGTTCTGGCGGTCCATGTTCGGACTTGACTTCGAATATGCACCGGCCCTCACCTGCGCTGAGATGGTCGAGATGCAGAAGGAGCACAACGAAAAGCTAGACGACGTCGACTGA
- a CDS encoding alpha/beta hydrolase family protein, whose protein sequence is MGGRIASLLLDELHASTTVAAGVCLGYPFHPLGKPAQLRTHHLIDLSAPCLIFQGERDAMGRQDEVEVYSMSSAVTLQWIPDGDHSFSPRKRSGRTEEQNLCLAVQHVHSFLDSVCC, encoded by the coding sequence ATGGGGGGACGGATCGCCAGCCTGCTCCTGGATGAGCTGCATGCCAGTACAACTGTTGCGGCAGGTGTTTGCCTCGGTTACCCATTCCATCCCCTGGGCAAGCCTGCTCAGCTGCGCACCCATCATTTGATCGACCTATCAGCCCCCTGTCTGATTTTTCAAGGTGAGCGTGATGCGATGGGTCGACAGGACGAAGTGGAGGTGTATTCCATGAGCTCGGCAGTGACGTTGCAGTGGATCCCCGACGGAGATCACAGTTTTTCGCCGCGAAAGCGTTCTGGCCGAACTGAGGAACAGAACCTGTGCCTGGCGGTTCAGCATGTTCACTCATTTCTGGATTCGGTCTGTTGCTGA
- a CDS encoding chlorophyll a/b-binding protein, giving the protein MSDSASKTRDDWYQDAARAQISSERFNRAELLNGRIAMLGFLIGLLTELITGQGIASQIGFGLLGIG; this is encoded by the coding sequence ATGTCCGACTCCGCCTCCAAGACTCGTGACGACTGGTATCAAGACGCTGCTCGTGCGCAGATTTCATCCGAGCGCTTTAACCGTGCCGAACTGCTCAATGGCCGTATTGCCATGTTGGGTTTTCTGATCGGCCTGCTCACTGAGCTGATCACCGGACAAGGGATCGCCAGCCAGATCGGCTTCGGATTGCTGGGCATCGGCTGA
- a CDS encoding alpha/beta family hydrolase produces the protein MGLELPLNPRSCNPMADGLAQLNWRVHRFDFPYMARRRLTGQKTLPDRPDVLLKAFRDALDQLDQGRPLVIVR, from the coding sequence ATGGGGCTGGAGTTGCCTCTCAATCCCCGTTCATGCAACCCCATGGCCGATGGTCTGGCGCAGCTGAACTGGCGGGTTCACCGTTTTGACTTCCCGTACATGGCCAGACGGCGTCTGACCGGGCAGAAGACTCTTCCTGATCGGCCTGATGTGTTGCTGAAGGCTTTCAGGGACGCTCTTGATCAGCTTGATCAAGGTCGCCCACTGGTGATTGTGAGGTAA
- a CDS encoding nuclear transport factor 2 family protein, producing MLMPPLDSESLRQLFTKPYGEAGPTAEQWRAVYSEDVHFIDPTQERQGVDAYIKAQDGLIQRCDDVFLETSHVAMTGNLAFVEWRMGLKIKGMEFIYPGTTRLVFGEDGRIVKHRDYFDFVGPTFGPVPILGPVVRWIYKRFVS from the coding sequence ATGTTGATGCCACCCCTCGATTCTGAATCTCTACGCCAGCTGTTCACCAAGCCCTATGGCGAAGCTGGTCCAACAGCCGAGCAGTGGAGAGCGGTTTATTCCGAAGACGTGCACTTCATCGATCCAACCCAGGAACGGCAGGGCGTGGATGCCTACATCAAGGCGCAGGATGGTTTGATCCAGCGGTGCGATGATGTATTCCTTGAAACAAGCCATGTTGCTATGACAGGGAATCTGGCCTTTGTGGAATGGCGGATGGGCCTCAAAATCAAAGGTATGGAGTTCATCTACCCAGGCACAACCCGGCTTGTCTTCGGGGAAGACGGGCGCATTGTCAAGCACCGGGACTACTTTGACTTTGTCGGTCCAACCTTCGGACCCGTCCCGATTCTTGGACCTGTCGTTCGTTGGATCTACAAGCGCTTTGTGTCTTGA
- a CDS encoding DUF1499 domain-containing protein has translation MTLLVTLLAPVLMLFHLVGPVPSDLGVHDGALSPCTTPAHCARQTWPSRSPEPDFSALMAYVTDMPRTEVVERTDRYIHAEASSALFGFVDDLELLLDVNNSSIQARSVSRLGDSDLGVNANRLGELKALVSN, from the coding sequence ATGACTCTGCTTGTGACGCTGTTGGCCCCCGTGCTGATGCTGTTTCACCTGGTTGGACCGGTGCCATCCGATCTCGGTGTGCATGACGGCGCGTTGAGCCCCTGCACCACGCCGGCCCACTGCGCGCGCCAGACCTGGCCCAGCCGCTCACCAGAACCGGACTTCAGCGCCCTGATGGCCTACGTGACGGACATGCCTCGCACCGAAGTGGTCGAGCGGACCGATCGCTACATCCACGCCGAAGCCAGCAGTGCCCTGTTCGGTTTTGTGGACGACCTCGAACTGCTCCTGGATGTGAACAACAGCAGCATCCAGGCACGCTCGGTGTCACGTCTCGGCGATTCCGACCTGGGAGTCAATGCCAACCGCCTGGGCGAACTGAAGGCACTGGTGAGCAACTGA
- a CDS encoding DoxX family protein — protein MIRLVLTRAIAADLGLLLLRVFTGSLLIHHGYEKLANIENFADAFVRPLHLPFPILLSYVAAFSEVIGSWLLITGLLTRMGAMAIAGTITVAIYHAIVTAGFNIYLLELLGLYFAAAVAVLACGPGLFSIDELIARRFDTPAADPKETLEALAAKTSAMTEAAATR, from the coding sequence ATGATCCGTCTCGTCCTGACTCGTGCCATCGCGGCCGATCTTGGTCTGCTCCTTCTACGCGTTTTCACTGGATCGTTATTGATCCATCACGGTTACGAAAAACTGGCCAATATCGAGAATTTTGCAGATGCGTTTGTTCGCCCTCTGCATTTGCCCTTCCCCATTCTCCTGTCCTACGTGGCGGCCTTCTCCGAGGTCATCGGTAGCTGGTTGCTGATCACTGGATTGCTCACCCGTATGGGGGCCATGGCGATCGCCGGAACGATCACCGTGGCGATCTACCACGCCATCGTCACTGCTGGTTTCAACATCTACCTTTTGGAGCTTCTGGGCCTTTATTTCGCTGCCGCCGTTGCGGTCCTGGCCTGTGGCCCTGGGCTGTTTTCCATCGATGAGTTGATTGCCCGCCGTTTCGACACGCCTGCCGCTGACCCCAAGGAGACCTTGGAAGCTCTCGCGGCAAAAACTTCTGCCATGACCGAGGCTGCTGCAACGCGTTAA
- a CDS encoding Nif11-like leader peptide family natural product precursor codes for MPSTAVQQFLLHLSRDPLLQVKVQAAITADEVAMLAQELGYAVSGSDLLLLDGQHEAGIRVTRVDHPGEYPGRYY; via the coding sequence ATGCCATCGACTGCGGTGCAACAGTTTCTGCTGCACCTAAGCCGGGATCCGCTTCTTCAGGTGAAGGTGCAAGCGGCCATCACCGCTGATGAGGTGGCCATGCTGGCCCAGGAGCTTGGTTACGCCGTGTCCGGCAGTGATCTGCTGTTGCTGGATGGTCAGCACGAGGCCGGTATCCGCGTCACGCGGGTTGATCACCCTGGGGAATATCCCGGTCGTTATTACTGA
- a CDS encoding DUF2130 domain-containing protein: MHDIICPHCSKAFKVDEAGYADILKQVRDREFEQQLSKRLALAEQEKRNAIDLALARKQTELQELEAQLRARDVKQELAVKEAVSTAEKQRDLLASELQQMRESGETAARMAETRFAKEIQTLTLQKDGEVRDLKAQLEASGIKTKLAVTEALSGVEKERDELRNSLSQSELKHQLDTQSMKERYELQIHDRDQAIERLRDMKARLSTKMVGETLEQHCETEFNRIRAAAFPRAYFEKDNDARSGSKGDYIFRDSDEADNEIISIMFEMKNEADTTATKKRNEDFLKELDKDRREKGCEYAVLVSLLEADSELYNSGIVDVSHRFAKTYVIRPQFFIPFITLLRNVALKSLEVKAELALVKAQNIDVTNFENDLESFKTAFSRNYDLASRRFQTAIDEIDKSIDHLQKTKDALLGADRNLRLANDKAQDVSVKRLTRRNPTMAQKFAELQDQDSA, translated from the coding sequence ATGCACGACATCATCTGCCCGCACTGCAGCAAGGCGTTCAAGGTGGATGAGGCCGGCTATGCCGACATCCTCAAGCAGGTGCGTGACCGGGAGTTCGAGCAGCAACTGAGCAAACGACTGGCGCTGGCGGAGCAGGAGAAACGCAATGCCATCGACTTGGCTCTGGCCCGAAAGCAGACGGAACTACAGGAGCTGGAGGCGCAGCTGCGGGCTCGGGATGTGAAGCAGGAACTGGCGGTGAAAGAAGCCGTGAGCACCGCCGAGAAGCAGCGGGATCTCCTGGCCAGCGAATTGCAGCAGATGCGGGAAAGTGGTGAAACCGCTGCCCGCATGGCGGAGACGCGTTTTGCTAAGGAGATCCAGACGCTCACCTTGCAGAAAGACGGAGAAGTCCGCGATCTGAAAGCGCAGCTGGAGGCCAGCGGCATAAAGACCAAACTGGCGGTGACCGAAGCTCTCAGTGGTGTTGAAAAAGAGCGCGACGAGCTCCGCAACAGCCTGAGCCAAAGCGAGCTCAAGCATCAACTGGACACCCAGTCGATGAAAGAGCGCTATGAGCTGCAGATTCACGATCGAGATCAGGCGATTGAACGCCTGCGGGACATGAAGGCACGGCTCTCCACAAAAATGGTGGGAGAGACATTGGAACAGCACTGCGAAACGGAGTTCAACCGCATCCGGGCCGCAGCTTTTCCCAGGGCTTACTTCGAGAAGGACAACGACGCACGCAGTGGCAGCAAGGGGGATTACATCTTCCGAGACAGTGACGAAGCCGACAACGAAATCATCTCGATCATGTTTGAGATGAAAAATGAGGCAGACACCACCGCCACCAAAAAGAGGAACGAGGACTTCCTCAAGGAACTCGACAAGGACCGACGCGAGAAAGGCTGTGAATACGCCGTGCTGGTGTCCCTGCTTGAAGCAGACAGTGAGCTCTACAACTCAGGAATCGTTGATGTCTCCCACCGCTTCGCCAAGACCTATGTGATCCGGCCCCAGTTCTTCATTCCGTTCATCACGCTGTTGCGCAACGTTGCCTTGAAATCATTGGAGGTCAAAGCCGAACTGGCCCTGGTGAAGGCTCAGAACATCGACGTGACCAATTTTGAAAACGACCTTGAGTCGTTCAAGACAGCCTTCTCCCGCAACTACGACCTCGCCTCCCGCCGCTTCCAGACGGCCATCGATGAAATCGACAAATCCATCGACCATCTGCAGAAAACCAAGGACGCACTTCTCGGTGCCGATCGCAACCTGCGCCTTGCCAACGACAAGGCACAGGATGTTTCCGTCAAAAGACTGACACGACGCAACCCGACGATGGCCCAGAAATTCGCCGAGTTGCAGGATCAGGATTCCGCCTGA